The following nucleotide sequence is from Chloracidobacterium validum.
CGCGCTGATCAGCTTCTGCGTGGGCACGGTTTTGCTGATTATTCTGGCTTCAACGATGGCATGGGCAGGTCAATCTGGTCATTTGCGGGCGGCCGCAGCCGCACCCTGGTGGACTTGGGTAGGCGGGGCGCTTGGGGCCGTTTTCGTGACGATGGCCATTCTGGCCGTGCCACGGATTGGGGCGGCCGGCTACTCGGCAGCAATCATTACGGGGCAGCTCATTGGGGCGTTGATCCTCGACCACTATGGCTGGCTAGGGCTTCCCCAGCAGCCCTTGACGTGGTCACGGCTGCTCGGCGCGCTGCTCTTGCTCGTCGCGATCTGGCTCATCCAACGCTAACCTGCCATATCTGGCGGACTAATCGCGCCCCTGGGTAGCCGGCGGCCGCGGCTCACGCGCCGGTAGCCGCTCGGGCCGCGCCGGCGGCGGTGGCTCTGGCAACGGCAGCTTTACGTCAGGCTCAGTGATCAGTCCCGGGGCGTCCATTTCGTCCACGGTCGCCTGTGTGCAATCCTTCTGGGGCGCTGTCCCGGCAAGAAACCACTCCTCGATCGTTTCACCTTGACAAGCTGGTGACGGCAGCAATCCGGTCTGTAAATCCACAGTGACCTTCTCCACGCCCTCGGCCTCTGGAAACGCCTCGCCGGCCAAATCTGGACGAAACTTGAGCGCGGCCCGCAAGAAATTTATGAAAATCGGCAACGCCGAACTGCCACCAGTGATACCAAGCTGACGGTTATCATCGTAGCCGACATACACGACGCAAACCAGATGCGGCGTGAACCCAGCAAACCACCCATCGCGGCTGGTGCCG
It contains:
- a CDS encoding DMT family transporter, which gives rise to MKLGWVTVVLLTGMMLPVQAAVNAKLRTFVINPIYSALISFCVGTVLLIILASTMAWAGQSGHLRAAAAAPWWTWVGGALGAVFVTMAILAVPRIGAAGYSAAIITGQLIGALILDHYGWLGLPQQPLTWSRLLGALLLLVAIWLIQR